Proteins from a genomic interval of Pseudodesulfovibrio nedwellii:
- a CDS encoding transcription antitermination factor NusB produces the protein MALEALFRCLMNKQDIQAALDVALSSGEIDPRDAGLATELSYGYLRYKKRIEYVLSRFLKDPSKLTPKMRLAIGVAAYEILFLDKVPAYASVDWAVEFSKSKPGARLAGLFNAVLRRVSELGDTAHDPDFFRKDASLPEFLSRWYSCPQWLVDLWWREYGEKDATQYLEAQLKAPALGFNLYGHPEAEELYGEIAGWPEIIDIEGMSFALPAGTSFEGEPDPPMSRQSFAARQAVEALDPETWNSPIWDACAGRGGKTRILLEKDMSVFASDPHRGRLAALQRELPDVETFVANAATDSPPKKPGSILLDLPCSGLGVLSRRPDTKWKRKPHDLADLTRLQTEILQNAYDHLLPGGEIAIITCTLNPEENEGLIEKFVSAHPKVSVKKEWTTPPNSPLNEFFYATLLKVN, from the coding sequence GTGGCGCTCGAAGCACTTTTCCGCTGCCTCATGAATAAGCAGGACATTCAGGCTGCTCTTGATGTAGCGCTCTCCTCCGGCGAAATTGACCCCCGCGATGCGGGCCTCGCCACTGAACTCTCTTACGGGTATCTCCGTTACAAAAAACGCATAGAATATGTATTGTCGCGGTTCCTCAAGGATCCTAGCAAACTAACACCCAAAATGCGTCTGGCCATAGGTGTCGCGGCTTACGAAATCCTCTTTCTCGATAAAGTTCCCGCATACGCTTCCGTGGACTGGGCCGTAGAATTTTCCAAATCTAAACCGGGCGCACGACTTGCCGGTCTGTTCAATGCCGTTCTCCGGCGAGTATCCGAACTGGGCGACACTGCTCACGACCCGGATTTTTTCCGTAAGGACGCATCGTTGCCCGAATTTCTGAGTCGCTGGTACTCCTGCCCGCAATGGCTGGTTGACCTGTGGTGGCGGGAATACGGAGAAAAAGACGCCACTCAGTATCTTGAAGCACAACTCAAAGCACCAGCCCTCGGCTTTAATCTGTATGGTCATCCCGAAGCAGAAGAACTGTACGGAGAGATTGCCGGCTGGCCGGAGATTATCGATATCGAAGGTATGAGCTTTGCCCTGCCTGCAGGGACCTCTTTTGAGGGAGAACCCGATCCGCCCATGTCCCGACAATCCTTTGCGGCCCGTCAGGCCGTGGAAGCACTTGATCCCGAAACATGGAACAGTCCCATTTGGGACGCATGCGCCGGACGTGGCGGCAAGACTCGGATATTGCTCGAAAAGGACATGTCAGTCTTCGCCTCTGACCCACACAGAGGTCGTCTGGCCGCGCTCCAACGAGAGTTGCCTGACGTAGAAACTTTTGTGGCCAATGCGGCCACGGATTCTCCGCCGAAAAAGCCCGGTTCCATCCTGCTCGATCTTCCCTGCTCCGGATTGGGAGTCCTGTCTCGCAGGCCTGACACAAAATGGAAGCGCAAACCCCACGATCTGGCCGACCTGACGCGCCTCCAGACCGAGATTCTGCAAAACGCCTACGACCATCTCCTTCCGGGGGGGGAAATCGCCATCATCACCTGCACTTTAAATCCAGAAGAAAACGAAGGGTTGATCGAAAAATTCGTCAGTGCCCACCCCAAAGTTTCGGTAAAAAAAGAATGGACCACACCACCGAATTCTCCGCTCAATGAATTCTTTTATGCAACACTGCTCAAGGTGAATTAA